In the genome of Acidovorax sp. 69, the window ACCAGGACCCCTACAGTGCCGCCGAGTACGAGCGCAAGATCACTTGGCTCGGCGAGCGCTTTCGCATGCTCAATGCCGATGTTCTTGCCGTGCAGGAAGTCTGGGACGATGCTGCCTTCAAAGGAGCGCTCGGTCGCGGCAGCATGCGCTATGACTTCGTTGCGGTTCCTGGCGCTGAAAACGATGCCACCCACAACGGAGCGCATGGCACGCCCCGTGTAGGCATCGCGACACGGCTCAAGGTAGAGGCGTTGCAGTCATTTCCTGAGTACCCCCCAGGCTTTCAGGTAGAGATACCCGGCATCGGTCAGTACACCCGCTTCGAGCGCCCACCCCTGGTAGCGACCCTGCGCATGAAACATGGGCAAACGCTCAATGTACTGACCGCCCACCTCAAATCCAAGCGCCCCAAATTCCTGCAGGATGCGCAGGGCAATCCCACCGAGGATCGCGACGACCGCAAGGTGATGGCGCTGGCCTCGTTGCGCTCGTTGATCATGCGGGGCGCCGAAGCCATGGCTTTGCGCTGTCTGGTCATCGACTTGCTGCACCGTACCCACATCCCGCTGGTGGTGCTGGGTGATTTCAACGACACCCCAGACAGCGTGACCACCCAGCTCATTTGCGCCACCACCGAGGTCGCCTA includes:
- a CDS encoding endonuclease/exonuclease/phosphatase family protein translates to MRPNDLPQPLATLMVATCNVLNLANPGRMFYENQDPYSAAEYERKITWLGERFRMLNADVLAVQEVWDDAAFKGALGRGSMRYDFVAVPGAENDATHNGAHGTPRVGIATRLKVEALQSFPEYPPGFQVEIPGIGQYTRFERPPLVATLRMKHGQTLNVLTAHLKSKRPKFLQDAQGNPTEDRDDRKVMALASLRSLIMRGAEAMALRCLVIDLLHRTHIPLVVLGDFNDTPDSVTTQLICATTEVAYDRSARDVALFNAYDLQGDAALKKDVAYSHIHQGAPYVLDQILVSEEFMATGRNSVGDVRRVDYFNDHLHEGRDRTRSDHGFVRALLRLKMEAPQPSAGSDPTLLP